Proteins from a genomic interval of Equus quagga isolate Etosha38 chromosome 13, UCLA_HA_Equagga_1.0, whole genome shotgun sequence:
- the APOE gene encoding apolipoprotein E — translation MKALWAALVVTLLAGCQADVEPDAEVQLGNEWAGGQASQPWEQALSRFWDYLRWVQTLSDQVQEELLSPQVTQELTVLMEDTMKEVKAYKAELEEQLGPMAQDTQARLSKELQAAQARLGADMEDVRGRLAQYRSEVQAMVGQSTDELLGRLSSHLRKLRKRLLRDAEDLQKRLAVYRAGVQEGAERSVNTLRERLGPLVAQAATARSLVSRPLQERAEAWGERLRGRLEKVGTGAGDRLDEVREQVQEVRAKVEEQAAQMRLQAEAFHARLKSWFEPLVQDMQQKWAELVEKVQSAVGTGPTTEPREKH, via the exons ATGAAGGCTCTGTGGGCGGCGTTGGTGGTCACGCTCCTGGCAG GATGCCAGGCCGACGTGGAGCCGGACGCCGAGGTGCAGCTGGGGAACGAGTGGGCCGGGGGCCAGGCCAGCCAGCCCTGGGAGCAGGCCCTCAGCCGCTTCTGGGATTACCTGCGCTGGGTGCAGACGCTGTCTGACCAGgtgcaggaggagctgctgagcCCCCAGGTCACCCAGGAACTGAC GGTGCTGATGGAGGACACCATGAAGGAGGTTAAGGCCTACAAGGCGgagctggaggagcagctggGCCCCATGGCCCAGGACACTCAGGCCCGGCTATCCAAggagctgcaggcggcccaggcgcgcctgggggcggacatggagGACGTGCGCGGCCGCCTGGCGCAGTACCGCAGCGAGGTGCAGGCCATGGTGGGCCAGAGCACAGACGAGCTGCTGGGCCGCCTCAGCTCCCACCTGCGCAAGCTACGCAAGCGGCTGCTCCGGGACGCCGAGGACCTGCAGAAGCGCCTGGCCGTGTACCGCGCCGGCGTCCAGGAGGGTGCCGAGCGCAGCGTGAACACCCTCCGCGAGCGCCTGGGGCCGCTGGTGGCGCAGGCGGCCACCGCGCGCTCCCTGGTCAGCAGGCCGCTGCAGGAGCGCGCCGAGGCCTGGGGCGAGCGGCTGCGCGGGCGGCTGGAGAAGGTGGGCACCGGGGCGGGGGACCGGCTGGACGAGGTGCGGGAGCAGGTGCAGGAGGTGCGGGCCAAGGTGGAGGAGCAGGCCGCCCAGATGCGCCTGCAGGCCGAGGCCTTCCACGCCCGCCTCAAGAGCTGGTTTGAGCCCCTGGTGCAGGACATGCAGCAGAAGTGGGCGGAGCTGGTGGAGAAGGTGCAGTCGGCTGTGGGCACCGGCCCCACCACCGAGCCAAGGGAGAAGCACTGA
- the LOC124249627 gene encoding apolipoprotein C-I-like: protein MRLALSLPVLLVALWMVCEGRAPAQADLETDQADLEPDGIFDVIRGWWKKVGKNLGKKIVKHIIDDISKKNGASVTRKMASKPTGKPQHKNT from the exons ATGAGGCTCGCTCTGTCACTCCCGGTCCTGTTGGTGGCTCTATGGATGGTGTGTGAAG GCCGAGCCCCGGCCCAGGCAGACCTAGAGACAGACCAGGCGGACCTAGAGCCGGACGGCATCTTCGACGTCATCAGGGGGTGGTGGAAGAAGGTTGGAAAGAACCTGGGGAAGAAGATCGTGAAACACATCATCGACGACATCAGCAAGAAGAACGGAGCTTCAGTGACCCG GAAAATGGCATCAAAGCCAACTGGGAAACCACAACACAAGAATACATGA